A window from Pseudomonas moraviensis encodes these proteins:
- a CDS encoding DUF4198 domain-containing protein, with product MHYGKPLLLIAALFAGQVSAHGLWTEERRGNIEVIYGHGAEDNAFKAQKISGAWAYDAGGKMIPVSVERLADHARLKPLKPPAVMAVALNNGMWSQTADKKWINEGRSKVPGATEATQTFKYSLAIYQPGAKLPKLDQIKLLILPEVDPLTVGPGKSLPVRVLLDGKPAAGVKLYGDYRSAPNTLSTETDTDGRAQVLVRNEGLNVIAAQVEVPVKDSVDVDSRGLFSSLTFLGEPHHE from the coding sequence ATGCACTACGGCAAACCCCTTCTGCTCATCGCTGCGTTGTTCGCAGGCCAGGTTTCGGCCCACGGCCTGTGGACAGAGGAACGGCGCGGCAATATCGAAGTGATCTACGGCCACGGCGCCGAAGACAACGCCTTCAAGGCGCAGAAAATCAGCGGTGCCTGGGCTTATGACGCGGGCGGCAAGATGATCCCGGTCAGCGTCGAGCGCCTGGCTGATCATGCACGGCTGAAACCGTTGAAGCCGCCGGCAGTGATGGCCGTAGCGCTGAACAATGGCATGTGGTCACAGACGGCGGACAAGAAGTGGATCAACGAAGGACGCAGCAAAGTGCCCGGCGCCACCGAGGCCACACAAACGTTCAAGTACAGCCTGGCGATTTATCAACCGGGGGCAAAGTTGCCGAAGCTGGATCAAATCAAACTGCTGATCCTGCCGGAGGTCGATCCGCTGACGGTAGGGCCGGGCAAATCGTTGCCGGTGCGGGTGTTGCTCGATGGCAAACCGGCGGCGGGGGTGAAGTTGTACGGCGACTATCGCAGCGCGCCGAATACGCTGAGCACCGAGACCGACACGGATGGGCGTGCGCAGGTGCTGGTGAGGAATGAGGGATTGAATGTGATTGCGGCGCAGGTTGAAGTGCCGGTGAAGGACAGTGTGGATGTGGATAGTCGAGGGCTGTTCAGTTCACTGACGTTCCTTGGCGAGCCGCATCACGAATAA
- the hisD gene encoding histidinol dehydrogenase: MTATTAIRRLNAADPDFAHHLDHLLSWESVSDDSVNQRVLDIIKAVRERGDAALVEFTQKFDGLEVASMADLILPRERLELALTRITVPQREALEKAAARVRSYHEKQKQDSWSYTEADGTVLGQKVTPLDRAGLYVPGGKASYPSSVLMNAIPAKVAGVTEVVMVVPTPRGELNELVLAAACIAGVDRVFTIGGAQAVAALAYGTESVPRVDKVVGPGNIYVATAKRHVFGQVGIDMIAGPSEILVVCDGQTDPDWIAMDLFSQAEHDEDAQAILVSPDAEFLDKVAASIDKLLPTMDRATIIETSINGRGALIQVSDMAQAIEVANRIAPEHLELSVADPQAWLPQIRHAGAIFMGRHTSEALGDYCAGPNHVLPTSGTARFSSPLGVYDFQKRSSIIFCSEAGASELGKTASVLARGESLSAHARSAEYRIKDEDFLKEQGE, from the coding sequence ATGACCGCAACCACTGCAATTCGCCGACTCAACGCTGCTGACCCGGATTTCGCGCATCATCTGGATCATCTGCTGAGCTGGGAAAGTGTGTCTGACGACTCGGTCAATCAGCGCGTGCTGGACATCATCAAGGCTGTGCGCGAACGCGGTGACGCGGCGCTGGTCGAGTTCACCCAGAAGTTCGACGGCCTCGAAGTCGCCTCGATGGCCGACCTGATCCTGCCGCGCGAGCGCCTCGAGCTGGCCCTGACCCGCATTACGGTGCCGCAGCGCGAAGCATTGGAAAAAGCCGCTGCCCGGGTGCGCAGCTATCACGAAAAGCAGAAGCAGGATTCCTGGAGCTACACCGAAGCCGACGGCACGGTGCTCGGCCAGAAAGTCACGCCGCTGGATCGTGCCGGCCTGTATGTGCCGGGTGGCAAAGCGTCGTATCCGTCATCGGTGTTGATGAATGCGATTCCGGCCAAGGTTGCCGGCGTGACCGAAGTGGTCATGGTCGTGCCGACCCCGCGCGGTGAGCTCAACGAACTGGTGCTGGCCGCTGCCTGCATCGCCGGTGTTGACCGGGTATTCACCATCGGCGGTGCGCAAGCGGTTGCTGCGCTGGCGTACGGCACTGAAAGCGTGCCGCGTGTCGACAAAGTCGTCGGCCCGGGCAACATCTACGTCGCCACCGCCAAGCGTCACGTGTTTGGCCAGGTCGGCATCGACATGATCGCCGGCCCTTCGGAAATCCTTGTGGTCTGCGATGGCCAGACCGATCCGGACTGGATCGCCATGGACCTGTTCTCTCAGGCCGAGCACGACGAAGACGCGCAAGCGATTCTGGTCAGCCCCGACGCCGAGTTCCTCGACAAGGTCGCCGCGAGCATCGACAAACTGCTGCCGACCATGGACCGCGCAACCATCATCGAGACCTCGATCAATGGCCGTGGCGCGCTGATCCAGGTGAGCGACATGGCCCAGGCCATCGAAGTCGCCAACCGCATCGCGCCGGAACACCTGGAGTTGTCGGTCGCTGATCCGCAAGCCTGGCTGCCGCAGATCCGTCACGCTGGCGCGATCTTCATGGGCCGCCACACCTCCGAAGCGCTGGGCGACTACTGCGCCGGCCCGAACCACGTCTTGCCGACTTCGGGCACTGCGCGTTTCTCCTCGCCGCTGGGTGTCTACGATTTCCAGAAACGTTCTTCGATCATCTTCTGCTCCGAGGCCGGTGCTTCGGAGCTGGGCAAGACTGCATCGGTACTGGCCCGTGGCGAATCGCTGAGCGCCCACGCCCGTAGCGCCGAATACCGCATCAAAGATGAAGACTTTCTGAAAGAGCAGGGGGAATGA
- the hisC gene encoding histidinol-phosphate transaminase: MSKFWSPFVKDLVPYVPGEQPKLTRLVKLNTNENPYGPSPKALAAMQAELNDNLRLYPDPNSDLLKNAVAEYYGVQTSQVFLGNGSDEVLAHIFHGLLQHDQPLLFPDISYSFYPVYCGLYGIEFDAVPLDAQFQINPADYAKPNGGIIFPNPNAPTGCLLALDAVEQILKASPDSVVVVDEAYIDFGGETAISLVDRYPNLLVTQTLSKSRSLAGLRVGLAVGHPDLIEALERIKNSFNSYPLDRLAIVGAAAAFEDREYFDETCRQVIESRDWVVAQLQAKGFEVLPSAANFIFARHPQHDAAGLAAKLREQGVIVRHFKQERIAQFLRISIGTPEQNQALIDGLGNL; encoded by the coding sequence ATGAGTAAATTCTGGAGCCCGTTCGTCAAGGATCTGGTGCCGTACGTACCGGGCGAACAGCCGAAGCTGACCAGACTGGTCAAGCTCAACACCAACGAAAACCCCTACGGCCCGTCGCCAAAAGCATTGGCGGCGATGCAAGCCGAGCTCAACGACAATCTGCGCCTGTACCCGGACCCGAACAGTGATCTGCTGAAAAACGCCGTGGCCGAATACTACGGCGTGCAAACCAGTCAGGTGTTCCTCGGCAACGGTTCGGACGAAGTGCTCGCGCACATTTTCCACGGTCTGCTGCAACACGATCAGCCGCTGCTCTTCCCGGATATCAGCTACAGCTTCTATCCGGTCTATTGTGGGCTCTATGGAATTGAGTTCGACGCGGTGCCGCTGGATGCGCAATTCCAGATCAACCCGGCGGACTACGCCAAGCCGAACGGCGGGATCATTTTCCCCAACCCGAACGCCCCGACCGGCTGCCTGCTGGCGCTGGACGCCGTCGAGCAAATCCTCAAGGCCAGCCCGGATTCGGTGGTCGTGGTGGATGAGGCCTACATCGACTTCGGCGGCGAAACCGCGATCAGTCTGGTGGACCGCTATCCGAACCTGCTGGTGACACAGACATTGTCCAAGTCCCGCTCGCTGGCCGGTCTGCGTGTCGGTCTGGCGGTAGGGCATCCGGATCTGATCGAGGCGCTGGAGCGGATCAAGAACAGCTTCAACTCCTATCCGCTGGATCGTCTGGCGATTGTAGGTGCGGCGGCGGCGTTTGAAGATCGCGAATATTTCGACGAGACCTGTCGTCAGGTGATCGAGAGTCGCGATTGGGTCGTTGCGCAATTGCAGGCCAAGGGCTTTGAAGTCCTGCCGTCGGCGGCCAACTTCATCTTCGCCCGGCACCCGCAGCATGATGCGGCGGGGCTGGCTGCGAAACTGCGCGAGCAGGGCGTGATCGTGCGGCACTTCAAACAGGAGCGGATTGCGCAGTTCCTGCGGATTTCGATTGGCACGCCGGAGCAGAATCAGGCACTCATCGATGGACTGGGCAACCTCTAA